A stretch of Opitutaceae bacterium DNA encodes these proteins:
- a CDS encoding GH3 auxin-responsive promoter family protein, with product MKFLTAGLMHVTTGLETARFARRLSDPAAGVRHQEKVLRQLITGLAKTRYGIEHGVEAGMDDQSFRRNVPLATAQSIQPYVDAVIGGAPDELWPGRCRHFVRTNGGTAGPPRQLPLNDSILEHYHEAAYQIALMHTAGTGHAGVFHGRHVYLAETASLRTGQADLPGILTETMPRWTEKFLFVPGQETASIVDRDARIQKTAEEALSQDITLLAGSPRTLIRFTEAVLAQTAAAGRPIRTLTDAWPNLECVIHGGHSVIPYLEALTQRIGRRVVMSEVFATTEAFVAVQDGKPDGALRLLDDTGVYFEFLPLHAKPEDQKQALPVSAIRAEVDYELVVTTPAGLCRYRTDEIVRFVSAKPPRLIYRGRRSPALQLGNTLLMDRDLNDIMAKICRRHNWVPEGFHVNPLHTESGDCHEWWVELKPPCRETPISKIIEEELDDGLRTTCHAYLEQRESGALHPPIVRLITPGVFELCRKEIGRQNGEHSFPVARSDRQVAEQLMQYAGVQAD from the coding sequence TGCATGTGACGACCGGGCTGGAAACCGCCCGCTTTGCCCGCCGTTTGAGCGATCCAGCCGCCGGAGTCCGGCATCAGGAAAAGGTGCTCCGGCAATTGATCACCGGTCTGGCCAAAACCCGCTACGGAATCGAACATGGGGTGGAGGCCGGGATGGACGACCAGAGTTTTCGTCGCAATGTCCCTCTGGCCACGGCACAATCGATCCAGCCTTATGTCGATGCCGTCATCGGAGGCGCCCCCGATGAGCTTTGGCCGGGCCGCTGCCGACACTTTGTCCGGACCAACGGAGGCACCGCCGGCCCCCCCCGGCAGTTGCCCCTGAACGATTCGATCCTCGAACACTATCACGAAGCGGCTTACCAGATCGCCCTCATGCACACGGCGGGCACCGGACACGCGGGAGTCTTTCACGGCCGGCATGTCTATCTTGCAGAGACGGCATCCCTCAGGACCGGACAGGCCGACCTGCCCGGGATCCTGACCGAGACCATGCCGCGATGGACGGAAAAGTTCCTTTTTGTGCCCGGCCAGGAAACCGCGTCGATTGTCGACCGGGATGCACGAATTCAGAAGACGGCCGAGGAGGCCCTCTCCCAGGACATCACACTGTTGGCGGGTTCACCCCGAACCCTCATCCGATTCACCGAGGCCGTCCTCGCACAGACTGCAGCCGCCGGCCGACCGATCCGGACCCTGACCGACGCCTGGCCCAATCTCGAATGCGTCATCCACGGGGGACACTCTGTCATCCCCTATCTCGAGGCCTTGACCCAGCGAATCGGACGGAGGGTGGTCATGAGCGAGGTCTTCGCCACGACTGAAGCCTTTGTCGCCGTCCAGGACGGCAAACCCGACGGTGCCTTGCGCCTGCTCGATGATACCGGCGTCTACTTCGAGTTCCTCCCCCTCCACGCCAAACCGGAGGACCAGAAACAGGCCCTTCCCGTTTCCGCGATCCGGGCCGAGGTTGACTATGAGCTGGTGGTCACAACCCCGGCCGGACTCTGCCGCTACCGCACTGATGAGATCGTCCGGTTTGTGTCGGCCAAGCCCCCGCGATTGATCTACCGCGGCCGACGTTCACCGGCCCTGCAACTTGGAAATACCCTGCTGATGGATCGGGATCTCAATGATATCATGGCCAAGATCTGCCGCCGGCACAACTGGGTTCCCGAAGGCTTTCATGTCAACCCACTGCATACGGAGTCCGGCGATTGCCATGAATGGTGGGTTGAGCTGAAGCCACCCTGCCGGGAAACGCCCATTTCCAAGATCATCGAAGAAGAGCTCGATGATGGATTGAGAACGACCTGCCACGCCTACCTCGAACAACGGGAAAGCGGAGCCCTGCATCCCCCCATCGTACGTTTGATCACTCCGGGCGTATTCGAGCTCTGCCGCAAGGAGATCGGCCGCCAGAACGGAGAACACTCCTTTCCCGTTGCCCGATCGGATCGGCAGGTGGCCGAGCAGTTGATGCAGTATGCCGGGGTTCAGGCAGACTGA
- a CDS encoding DnaJ domain-containing protein: MSQFSLTDLIIVLFLSLVVGYFLISLLIPERIWKNLRKRNRSHSRGGQDHREPAPPGSRPSSNRTSTLTMDHPDRTPTEREYARILGLSGRVTLYQIKLAYRHEMAKYHPDKVNHLAPEFQELARERTRLIRSAYEYFRSRYGK; encoded by the coding sequence GTGAGCCAATTCAGCCTGACAGACCTGATCATCGTCCTCTTCCTCTCGCTGGTCGTCGGTTACTTCCTGATCTCCCTGCTGATTCCGGAGCGGATCTGGAAGAACCTGCGCAAGCGAAACAGGAGTCATTCGCGCGGAGGTCAGGACCACCGGGAACCCGCCCCGCCCGGGTCCCGCCCCTCCTCCAACCGGACATCCACCCTGACCATGGATCATCCCGATCGAACACCGACCGAAAGGGAGTATGCCCGGATTCTTGGACTTTCCGGCCGGGTCACCCTCTACCAGATCAAACTCGCCTACCGACACGAGATGGCCAAGTACCACCCGGACAAGGTGAACCACCTCGCGCCGGAGTTCCAGGAGCTGGCCCGGGAACGCACCCGCCTGATTCGCTCCGCCTACGAGTATTTCCGCAGTCGATACGGAAAGTGA
- a CDS encoding DUF481 domain-containing protein, with protein MSSTERKRQKSFSGRWLLDHAFRVGCLAGVLFFSPLWMTAAGEEPIAGDNPSVNSEWTPPSDGYDWIQLSSDEWLKGEIIGLYNKTLEFDSKKLKVLSLDWKDIKQIRTKRYHQVNVDKEEPAIGTLSLTGSKLTVRGREEVVVDRDLVVSIAAGEPKEINYWKAKVSLGLNIREGNASQVDYNTKWSIQRRTAKTRLALDYLGTINRSDTIDTANNHRVTSYFDYFYSRRFFVRPVNLEYFRDTFQNINSRYTLGAQLGYNLIDNKKTEWNITGGPGYQIINYLSVEPGAESTRKTFTGTVSSKYDTELTSWVDLISELQLTIGDKDSGGLNTHFITTFETELTSKLDLDISFIWDRVQNPVAGDNGVVPQQDDFRMTIGLGLDL; from the coding sequence ATGAGCTCGACTGAGCGAAAAAGACAGAAATCCTTTTCGGGTCGATGGCTTCTGGACCACGCATTCAGGGTGGGTTGCCTCGCGGGCGTCCTTTTCTTCAGCCCTCTCTGGATGACGGCAGCGGGCGAGGAACCGATTGCCGGCGACAACCCCTCGGTGAACTCGGAGTGGACGCCCCCTTCCGATGGTTACGACTGGATCCAGCTGTCTTCGGATGAATGGCTCAAGGGAGAGATCATCGGCCTTTACAACAAGACCCTGGAGTTCGACAGCAAGAAGCTCAAGGTGCTCAGCCTGGATTGGAAGGATATCAAGCAGATCCGGACCAAGCGCTACCACCAGGTCAATGTCGACAAAGAGGAGCCCGCGATCGGTACACTCTCGCTCACCGGTTCGAAGCTCACCGTCCGCGGCCGGGAGGAAGTGGTGGTGGATCGCGACCTGGTTGTCTCAATCGCGGCGGGCGAGCCGAAGGAGATCAACTACTGGAAGGCAAAAGTGTCGCTCGGATTGAACATTCGCGAAGGCAATGCCTCCCAGGTCGATTACAATACCAAATGGAGTATACAGCGAAGAACCGCGAAGACGCGTTTGGCGTTGGATTACCTGGGAACGATCAATCGGTCCGACACGATTGATACGGCCAACAATCATCGGGTGACCAGTTACTTTGACTATTTCTACTCCCGCCGTTTCTTCGTCCGACCAGTCAATCTCGAGTATTTCCGCGACACCTTTCAGAACATCAACAGTCGTTACACCCTGGGTGCCCAACTCGGATACAACCTGATCGACAACAAGAAGACCGAGTGGAATATCACGGGGGGCCCTGGCTATCAGATCATCAACTACCTCTCCGTCGAACCCGGAGCGGAGTCCACCCGGAAGACATTCACCGGGACGGTGTCGTCAAAGTATGACACTGAACTGACGTCTTGGGTCGACCTTATCAGCGAATTGCAGCTGACGATTGGCGACAAGGATTCAGGAGGCCTCAATACCCACTTCATCACCACCTTCGAGACCGAGTTGACCAGCAAACTGGACCTGGATATCTCGTTCATCTGGGACCGGGTGCAGAATCCGGTGGCAGGCGACAACGGGGTTGTTCCGCAGCAGGACGATTTCAGGATGACCATCGGTCTGGGACTTGACCTCTGA
- a CDS encoding sulfatase-like hydrolase/transferase, translating to MSRPNILFITTDQQRFDHLGLKGLRAIDTPHLDRLGREGVHFDRAYCPSPVCTPTRVSLLTGRYPSSHLAYTIGVTPDPFPGPTLPEVLGKAGYATALFGKTHFVRRADEARQMAGGEEPDPGFFRNWRGPYLGFETFEGSTGHTTNNIPAMHYRTFLEEAGVDYRQWFPQMRGGYDHQACGSWNIPPEFHDTEWVAGLTRRYIESQDASRPWFCWASFQDPHEPHLCPEPWYSRVRSDQMELPEGYREGEFEDKPEVYRMCREKDFGRLNDGVGAPKTLGGAVREEATVPSCFGEPEKDARKREAMQATLGMVAFLDDRLGSLIRTLEQTGQIDNTIIVWTSDHGEMHGHHGLWGKGLAAFEDCQRVPLLVWGPGRIKSRGTVPSLANLVDLPRTFLSLAGLNPPQEWQGVDLTPLLRGETDTVQDAVLVEMRATQWTLNQHTLITERYKLVVYRHTEAGELYDLQADPDQYHNLWDDGAFRSLRGNLLLRLARLHMEREPVGPPRVSFA from the coding sequence ATGTCCCGTCCTAACATCCTCTTCATCACGACCGACCAGCAGCGCTTCGACCATCTCGGATTGAAGGGACTCCGCGCGATCGACACGCCGCATCTCGATCGTCTGGGTCGGGAGGGGGTCCATTTCGACCGCGCCTATTGTCCGTCGCCGGTCTGCACGCCAACCCGGGTCTCCCTGCTGACCGGGCGTTATCCGTCCTCTCACCTTGCCTACACCATCGGAGTGACACCCGATCCTTTTCCGGGTCCGACCCTCCCCGAGGTTCTCGGGAAGGCCGGCTATGCGACTGCTCTTTTCGGGAAGACCCATTTCGTGAGGCGGGCCGATGAAGCCCGACAGATGGCCGGAGGAGAGGAACCGGATCCCGGCTTCTTCCGCAACTGGCGAGGCCCCTACCTCGGGTTCGAGACCTTCGAGGGAAGCACCGGCCACACGACCAACAATATCCCGGCCATGCACTACCGGACGTTTCTCGAGGAAGCGGGCGTCGACTACCGGCAATGGTTCCCCCAGATGCGGGGGGGCTACGACCATCAGGCCTGCGGCAGCTGGAATATCCCGCCCGAGTTCCATGATACGGAGTGGGTGGCCGGGCTGACGCGACGGTATATCGAATCGCAGGATGCGAGCCGGCCGTGGTTCTGCTGGGCGAGCTTTCAGGATCCCCATGAACCCCACCTCTGTCCGGAACCCTGGTACAGCCGGGTCCGGTCCGACCAGATGGAACTGCCGGAAGGGTATCGGGAGGGCGAATTCGAGGATAAGCCCGAGGTCTACCGGATGTGTCGGGAGAAGGATTTCGGCAGGCTCAACGATGGGGTGGGGGCACCGAAGACCCTCGGAGGCGCGGTGCGGGAGGAGGCGACGGTTCCCTCCTGCTTCGGTGAGCCGGAGAAGGATGCCCGGAAGCGGGAAGCGATGCAGGCCACACTCGGGATGGTGGCCTTTCTGGACGATCGGCTTGGATCCCTCATCCGCACTCTGGAGCAAACTGGACAGATCGACAACACGATCATCGTCTGGACCTCGGATCACGGAGAAATGCACGGACATCACGGGCTCTGGGGCAAGGGGTTGGCCGCATTCGAGGACTGCCAGCGGGTGCCCCTCCTTGTCTGGGGCCCGGGCCGGATCAAGAGCCGGGGGACCGTCCCGTCCCTGGCCAATCTCGTCGATCTGCCGAGGACGTTCCTCTCCCTCGCCGGTTTGAATCCGCCCCAGGAATGGCAGGGCGTCGACCTGACTCCGCTGCTACGCGGCGAAACCGATACGGTGCAGGATGCGGTTCTTGTCGAGATGCGGGCGACCCAATGGACCCTCAACCAGCACACCCTGATCACCGAACGCTACAAGCTTGTCGTCTATCGGCATACGGAAGCCGGGGAACTCTACGATCTGCAGGCCGATCCCGATCAATACCACAATCTCTGGGATGACGGGGCCTTCCGATCCCTGCGCGGGAACCTGCTTCTCCGGTTGGCCCGGCTTCATATGGAGCGCGAGCCGGTCGGGCCGCCCCGGGTCAGTTTTGCCTGA
- the larA gene encoding nickel-dependent lactate racemase, whose protein sequence is MRLEFGETGLDLDLTGINATIMRPRFLPGLADEGAAFREAARHPIGGAPLRDRIGSGETVAVAIPDITRALPSDRLLPWLFGELAHVPDANITIIIGTGTHRGNTEAELRRMVGDAVVDRYRIVNHDAVNREGLVEVGTSSFGYPVSYNREYAEADRRILLGFIEPHFMAGFSGGYKGCFPGVAGLEGIMQYHSVPNIGDPRSTWGRLEGNPTQAHLRAAGSLLPVDFLLNVTLNIRKEITRFFCGDVIEAHEAGCAFVRETVMTGVDEPFPIVITTNSGYPLDLNLYQTVKGMSAASQITADGGLILTAARCNDGFPSHGRFREMLFRFTSASEALAAISRPGFSEVDRWQVQLLALIVLRTRVSLFSELNPAEVRRAFLEPVTDLRAALDVELDRIGRNAPVAILPEGPLTIPYLRT, encoded by the coding sequence GTGCGGTTGGAATTTGGGGAGACGGGATTGGATCTCGACCTGACCGGGATCAACGCGACCATCATGAGGCCCCGCTTTCTTCCCGGCCTGGCCGACGAGGGGGCGGCGTTTCGTGAGGCGGCCCGGCATCCGATCGGCGGGGCGCCCTTGCGCGACCGCATCGGGTCGGGCGAAACGGTGGCCGTGGCCATCCCGGACATCACCCGGGCGCTGCCGAGCGACCGGTTGCTGCCCTGGCTCTTTGGCGAACTTGCGCATGTCCCCGACGCGAACATCACGATTATCATCGGCACGGGAACCCATCGGGGAAACACGGAGGCCGAACTGCGTCGGATGGTCGGTGATGCGGTGGTCGACCGCTACCGGATCGTCAACCACGATGCGGTCAACCGGGAGGGGTTGGTCGAGGTGGGCACGTCTTCCTTCGGCTACCCGGTGTCCTACAATCGCGAATACGCAGAGGCCGACCGGCGCATCCTGCTCGGCTTCATCGAGCCGCACTTCATGGCTGGATTTTCCGGGGGCTACAAGGGCTGCTTCCCCGGGGTGGCCGGACTGGAGGGGATCATGCAGTACCACAGCGTGCCCAATATCGGGGATCCCCGGAGCACCTGGGGACGGCTCGAGGGGAATCCGACCCAGGCCCACCTGCGGGCGGCCGGAAGTCTCCTGCCGGTCGATTTCCTGCTCAACGTCACCCTCAACATCAGGAAGGAGATCACCCGGTTCTTCTGCGGCGATGTGATCGAGGCGCACGAGGCCGGCTGCGCCTTTGTCCGCGAGACCGTCATGACCGGGGTGGACGAGCCGTTTCCGATCGTCATCACGACCAACAGCGGGTACCCGCTTGACCTGAATCTCTATCAGACGGTCAAGGGGATGTCGGCCGCCTCGCAGATCACGGCCGATGGCGGTCTCATCCTGACCGCCGCGCGGTGCAATGACGGCTTCCCGTCGCACGGACGGTTCCGGGAGATGCTCTTTCGTTTCACCAGCGCCTCCGAGGCGCTGGCCGCGATCAGCCGACCGGGCTTTTCCGAGGTCGATCGCTGGCAGGTCCAACTTCTGGCGCTGATTGTCCTGCGGACCCGGGTCAGCCTCTTCAGTGAACTGAATCCGGCCGAGGTCCGACGCGCTTTTCTCGAACCGGTGACCGATTTGCGGGCGGCCCTCGATGTGGAGCTGGATCGAATCGGTCGCAATGCGCCGGTCGCCATCCTGCCGGAAGGGCCCCTGACCATCCCGTATTTGCGGACCTGA
- a CDS encoding integron integrase: MDRGATEWEKKLIRVCREKGHLWRTEQTYRGWAKRLVDFVAPMAPETIDREDVSRFLSEIAVSGRASQSSQRQALNAIVLFVRDALGRDLGEFGFQRAARKKRMPVVLTPDECNRLFSEMDGSVRLLVEIMYGSGLRLMEALRLRVKDIDPDRGQLTVHAGKGDKDRVTVLSERLVAPLQWQMRAVRKLYEKDRLEGLAGVWLPEGLERKYPTAGTQWPWQWLFPSRETSIDPVSGLRRRHHVIDRRIQVAVSNAAREAGLNKRVTPHVLRHSFATHLLENGSDIRTVQELLGHSKLETTMIYTHVTKRPGMGVRSPLDRLGS; this comes from the coding sequence TTGGACCGTGGGGCAACCGAGTGGGAAAAGAAGCTGATTCGTGTCTGCCGGGAAAAGGGCCATCTCTGGCGCACTGAGCAGACCTACCGGGGATGGGCCAAGCGGCTGGTCGACTTTGTGGCCCCCATGGCCCCGGAAACCATCGATCGCGAAGATGTGAGCCGATTCCTCAGCGAGATCGCGGTTTCCGGCCGGGCGAGCCAGTCAAGCCAGAGGCAGGCGCTCAATGCGATCGTCCTCTTCGTCCGGGACGCTCTCGGGCGGGATCTCGGCGAGTTTGGATTTCAAAGAGCGGCCCGGAAGAAACGCATGCCTGTCGTTCTGACACCGGATGAGTGCAACCGACTGTTCAGCGAAATGGATGGGAGCGTCCGACTTCTGGTCGAAATCATGTATGGCTCTGGTCTGCGCCTGATGGAGGCCCTGCGCCTGAGGGTCAAGGACATTGACCCGGATCGGGGTCAGTTGACCGTGCACGCCGGCAAGGGTGACAAGGACAGGGTGACGGTTCTTTCCGAGCGGCTTGTTGCACCGCTTCAGTGGCAGATGCGGGCCGTGCGAAAACTGTATGAGAAGGACCGGTTGGAAGGCTTGGCCGGTGTCTGGCTCCCTGAGGGGTTGGAACGAAAGTATCCCACTGCGGGGACCCAATGGCCCTGGCAGTGGCTCTTCCCCTCCCGCGAGACCAGCATCGACCCCGTCAGTGGACTCAGGCGAAGGCACCATGTCATTGATCGGAGGATTCAGGTGGCGGTCTCCAATGCCGCGCGTGAAGCGGGATTGAACAAACGGGTCACTCCGCACGTACTCCGGCACTCGTTTGCCACCCACCTGCTTGAGAACGGATCCGACATCCGGACCGTTCAGGAACTGCTGGGACATTCCAAGTTGGAGACCACCATGATCTACACCCATGTCACGAAAAGACCAGGAATGGGTGTACGCAGTCCGCTGGACCGACTCGGATCGTAG
- a CDS encoding transposase, which yields MGILHTWGQRLQFHPHVHYLVACAALRRDHTLAVSDGYLFDVKALSRVFRGRYLDAIEQLLQQSRLTFPPGWSRRSVCASLQQASRRNWCVYTKRPVCDPAKLVEYIGRYARKVAVSESRIDSFDSSSITYRWKDYRDGLYQTRRGQRLFFRQAFRPAHPSLRLQAHPLLRILAPRRAQART from the coding sequence ATGGGCATCCTGCACACGTGGGGTCAGCGGCTTCAGTTCCATCCCCATGTCCATTACCTTGTCGCCTGCGCTGCGCTCAGGCGTGACCACACCCTGGCCGTAAGCGACGGTTATCTCTTCGATGTCAAAGCCCTTTCCCGGGTCTTCCGCGGCCGCTACCTGGACGCCATCGAGCAATTGCTCCAGCAGAGCCGGCTGACCTTCCCGCCGGGTTGGTCCAGGCGAAGCGTCTGCGCCAGCCTGCAGCAGGCCTCACGGCGCAACTGGTGCGTCTACACCAAGCGGCCCGTCTGCGACCCGGCCAAGCTGGTCGAGTATATCGGTCGTTACGCCCGTAAGGTTGCGGTATCCGAGAGTCGCATAGATTCATTTGATTCCTCCTCAATCACCTACCGTTGGAAGGACTACCGTGACGGCCTCTACCAAACGCGCCGTGGTCAGCGCCTCTTCTTTCGTCAGGCTTTTCGTCCAGCACATCCTTCCCTTCGGCTTCAAGCGCATCCGCTACTTCGGATTCTGGCGCCCAGGCGGGCTCAAGCGCGCACGTGA